In Phycisphaerae bacterium, the following are encoded in one genomic region:
- a CDS encoding Gfo/Idh/MocA family oxidoreductase, with product MEPKYALIGCGSISPFHFNGLRKVGGKIVRVVDIDVAKASRMAEPFGAKVGADFREALADPEVTVVSVLTTAKFHPEMCLAALDAGKDVICEKTLGRTVEDALTIVKAAKASKQLFFTAYMKRFFPAVVKAKELLPSLGKLFSVHARTWQCWGDMYNMHDPSKLDYVTENHGSPSLKCCGSHIIDGLLNLLGRPKSVYGKVDYIGGSDVADRKAIALLEYEGSLVVSFEAATHPLKKIGFERNSWDERIEINGTEGRIDLLTPMWDHSDRNSARLIHYSNATMTSTEYCFDAVTPFDFEVAYFHECLMRREQGRPDVVDGLCVDVVIDGIQQSHRQRRAIDLDYRGY from the coding sequence ATGGAGCCGAAATACGCTTTGATCGGATGCGGGAGCATATCGCCGTTTCATTTTAATGGCCTGAGGAAGGTGGGCGGCAAGATTGTGCGGGTGGTGGATATCGACGTGGCGAAGGCATCGCGGATGGCTGAGCCATTCGGGGCGAAGGTGGGGGCCGATTTTCGGGAGGCGTTGGCCGATCCGGAGGTGACGGTGGTCAGCGTGTTGACGACGGCGAAGTTTCATCCGGAGATGTGTCTGGCGGCTTTGGACGCGGGCAAGGACGTGATCTGCGAGAAGACGCTGGGGCGGACGGTGGAGGATGCGCTGACGATCGTGAAGGCGGCGAAGGCGAGCAAACAGCTCTTTTTCACGGCGTACATGAAGCGGTTTTTCCCAGCGGTGGTGAAGGCGAAGGAGCTGCTGCCGTCGTTGGGCAAGCTGTTCAGCGTTCACGCGCGGACGTGGCAGTGCTGGGGCGATATGTACAACATGCACGATCCGTCGAAGCTGGACTACGTGACGGAGAATCACGGGAGTCCGTCGCTGAAGTGCTGCGGCAGTCACATCATCGACGGGTTGCTGAATTTGTTGGGGCGGCCCAAGAGCGTGTATGGCAAGGTGGATTACATCGGCGGCTCGGACGTGGCGGATCGGAAGGCGATCGCGCTGCTGGAGTACGAGGGGTCGCTGGTGGTGAGTTTTGAGGCGGCGACGCACCCGCTGAAGAAGATCGGGTTTGAGCGGAATTCGTGGGACGAGCGGATCGAGATCAACGGGACGGAGGGTCGGATCGATCTGCTGACTCCGATGTGGGACCACTCGGATCGGAACTCGGCGCGGCTGATTCATTATAGCAATGCGACGATGACGTCGACGGAGTATTGCTTCGACGCGGTGACGCCGTTCGATTTTGAGGTGGCGTACTTCCACGAGTGTCTGATGCGTCGCGAGCAGGGCCGGCCGGACGTGGTGGACGGGTTATGCGTGGACGTGGTGATCGACGGGATTCAGCAGTCGCACCGTCAGCGGCGGGCGATCGATCTGGACTATCGCGGGTATTGA